Below is a genomic region from Rosa chinensis cultivar Old Blush chromosome 5, RchiOBHm-V2, whole genome shotgun sequence.
TAAATCTAAAACATTTGTCATTGGAGAGATGTTTTCTAGGACCTCCTACTACTGATTTTGAAGGATTCAATCCGCTAACTACTCTTCATCCACACCAAGTTTTTGTCGATCCATATCTGATGGCAAATCTCTTCTCTGTTTGTTTGGTACTAGGAAGCTTGACCTTATATTAGTGCTGCTGCACCAACAACGGTAGTTCACACCTAAATATTGTTGCTGGTGATCGTCTAACTGATCTCAAAGTGTTACACTGTGATGAGGGAACCAAAATGGAGATTTCGGCACTAAATCTTGCCTCCTTGGTATACATTAATCTACATTACAACTGCCACAACTGTACGTTTTTTCCCCTACAAACTCCAAGGTTATCCAGAATTTTTTTCTCACGCCCGATGGGAAGTGGAATATTATTACCTCAAGCACTAATCCAATTTTCATTGTGTCCCCGGCTTGAGACTCTTCATCTGCGGATGCCAGCGAAACTACCCCGAATTAGCAGCACAGCAACTTATGGAAATCTCAAGCAACTCAACTTGGATATTATTCTATTCCGAATCCTTGTGCAAGAGGAGGACGATGTTGATGTTAATTGCGTGCTGGATCTTCTCAAGGCTGCACCCCTTTTGGAAGAGCTTATAATACTGGTAGTTGGAGGACATTTGTCTGAGACTAATCCACAAGAGATGAGGAATCATTCTGGATTCACAAATGATCATTTGAAAATGGTTAAGATGAAGGGATTTTTAGGTCACTGGTACGAGACACAGCTGGCCATTGGTATCCTAGAGAATGCACCAAAGCTCAAGGTGCTAGTAATTGATCCATTTGAAAAACACTATTCGGATGATGGAAAGTACCCCGAGAATTATTCAGAACAACATATGGCAGTTGTTGAAGAAAAACTCAAGGGAGTAAAGACCGATGCTCAAATCCTATTTCTATAATTTGCCTGGTTCAAGAATGCCAATATCTCATGTATATGCGTGTTTCATGTAGACTTGGTTTGATAATTCCATTGTTGGAAAATGCTCTGAAGGTTGGAAGATGGTTTTGATAATGTTTTGCGTTAATGCTACAATTATTATTTTACTTCTTCTTTCAGCTTCTGATTATAGTTTGCCTAGTGATGATCTTGTGTGTTGTGTCAAGTTATAGAGATTCTTAGAACCTAGTTTCGATATATACCACCCCTGTCACGGTTATTCTTGCATCACTTTATCTTTCATTCTCAAACTGCATGCATGTTTTCTTAGAGTCTGACATCCTTGCCATCATAGCTATACCCATTAGCAACCAATCAGTATGGACTGGGAATATTTATCAGAGAGTTCTGGACTTCGGGTGCTTTTATATAGCAGGAGCTAGTAGTACTGCGTGTTCTAATTCAGCAGTAGAAGCAGAGGCCTTGGCTATTGCCTATTGATGAAGGATTGAAGGTGGCTTCGAGACTGAACTTGCACAAATTGAAAGTGACTGCAAGGAAATCATTGACTCTCTTTCCTGCAACAGGGACCGTGGCAAATACCAAAGCCTTGAGACAAGTTTCCAAACAAGGAAATTTAAATCCCATTGCATGTGTTAATTCTATTTCTCTAATCCCATAAGTTAAAACTGTTGCAATATAGTTTAACTTTTACTAAGGGAAACATATCAAGATCACTTCCTCAATGATTAATATTGTATAACAAAATAGTTTTACAAGTGAAAAATCCCTAAAGAAAGTCTTGCAAAATTCTTTGAAATTGACGAAAAGTACGACAATGCCGCGCATCTCAACGGGTAACAATCATTCACCTACAATAAAAGAACAAAAGGTAAATTGTGATGGTACTTTGCAGTTGAGGCAAGAATATAAGTCGATCAATAGTAAAATGGTCCACAACTGTAACGAAATAATTAAGCAAGGTAAAACATAAAGGCAACAAGACAAGTCTCCCAAAATCTCGAGTCTGCTGAGGAATCATCAGTCATAAACAAAGGGATTTCAAAGAACCAATgtcaataaaagaagaagaagcttacGAATGATTTGGAAGAAGCACGAAGCATAATCTCGTGCACTTGTCATAGGGTGCATAAAAGTTAAAATATACTAGAAAGTATGTACCACTTTGTgttattaattacattataagaTGTTGTTAAAGCAATAAATGGAACAAGATTAGAATCAGTAACTGTGACACGAAGTAAATAATGGGAATCAGCGATCTAGAAacaaattttacttgttaaCAATCAGAGAGAGTTCTTTGATCCTGTCAAATTCCCACACTAATTTTAGATTGATGCTCTTCTATCTACTAGAGAATAATTCCAATGCCAATAAGCACATTTCAAAAGTTGACAACAAATAGCACATCCAAGTCATGTGGTTTGATGCTTGACCCTCATTTAGTTAGCCACTTAAAGAATTTCGATAGCAAACTAGGAAAAAAGATTGTTCTCACTGATTAAATGCCATGGCCGCACttccatccatccatcatcatcatctaacTTCAGCCCCCTTctcaaaaaaagagaaagaaagtgaAGAATTTGAATGTTTAAAAAGTTGTGACTTTCTGATGCACCTAATTCAAACAATACAAATAAAGCGTTGTCTTTTGCAATTCATAGCTTTGCTTAACACAAATTGGCTTCCCTACCGGCCCGTGAAATTGAACATAACCGCAACTAAAATGAACCGCTTCCGATTCCAATTCCAATGCCAGAAACAACAAATTTCAACAGATACAATCACAAATTATGAATCGAAAAGTGAAAAGAAAATTGGCAATCTATACCTTCAGGGATCAAAACATAGAAGCGTTGCGAGACTTCTAGCTTCGAAGTGAGCAATGCAGAGGCTGTGGCTGTATGGTAGGGAAGCAACGTCTCCACGCAGCAGCTCAACTCCGCAGGCGACCTTCCATATATAAGCTCCAAAACGATGTAGTAAATCAAAAACGACAATGAACAAGTTTAACAATTaactagggtttagggttgtgtGTGTAATTGGTTTACCTGAAGATGCGATGAGACagtaggttttggttttgtttgggGATGCTAAAGGGTGAGGCGACAGCTGGTTTGGTTTTGGCTGCGAAAGCGAGCCTCGAACGCAGCTGGGTGGTCCGAGACGCGGTGGAGCGGAGCACTGACCTAGCGGCCAAGGAGGACATGGCGTTATGGGTTTTAGGATTGGCGAGGCCTTGAAGAGGTTTTGAGATGTGAGCAGTCTTCTACGTTCCTATGCATGAGCTCCTAGTGGCTAGGAATAATCCAAGTGGCAtcatactatttttttttcaccttaaattttttttgcttGAAGAAAAAGTCTTACATACGGCTGCCATGCAACGTGTGACCGATAGAGATACATAATCAAACTcagaaaattttgaataaacTCCCAAATTACCTCTATTTAAATACCCAAAACACATTCTACATATGCACTGATTGGTCAGCTGTACTACACGCATGGTACGGCTTACGTACGCAAGTTCTTCTCTAAAAGATGTGTTGCTGTGATCTTGTGTAAGGTGTCTCCATGCAAGTCTCGCTTGACACATCAAAAGATGTAGTATGTTTTTCCGACTTTGAAAGAGTCGACCTTGTTACCTTTATGGGTCGCAAATATGCACACACACTTTAGTGATTTTACAAAGTCCTGGTCCATCTTGTCCATGTCGAACCCAATTTCATGGTTGCTTCCGAAAACGTTTAGATTGTTGAATTCTAGATTGTGCCTTGTTAGAAGATGCAATCCGCGCCTCCACTGAGGGAAAACCAGGCTAGTTTTGACTAGAGGTAGCAATGAAACTATGGACTCCAGAATGCAATCCGGCAACTGagctatttttctttcttgccGACCAGATTGAGCCATAGCATAGCTTAGATTTTTAGTTTGATCTTGACTgattgtgaaggaagtttcttTGATCTTAATTAAGAGGAATCTAAGAACCTTTATACAGTCATAAGATTTGGACCTAACCAATTTTATTAGTATAAAGGTTATTCCTTAATAGAGGTGTAAATACTCTAATCTAAAATTTTCTTAAGAAATTTTGATTAGGGATATTATTAGATATTTAATTAAACCTATGGTTATTAAGAATTACATATCCTAGTTTATCTAACTTGAAATCAGATCTTTCACTTCGTCTAAATGAATAGAAGGCTCTATTGTCTTGATCTAGCAATGAATCTTCACTCCCTTGGACACTGGAAAAACTGTCAGTGGTTACCACCATCAGGATCATGCTTTAGGCTCTAGCTGTTTAACTATTAACAGACTTGTGATCCAGCCAATTTACACCATTTCTAACATCAGAAAGCAATGTACAATTTGCTTATTATGATCTACACAGAAATAGATCAGGAAGAGACGggaattgtttgaaaaattataAGTCAATACAAGATCCAACTGACACCTATTCCTCATTCCTCAAATGATTAATGTCTTCCAAtttcaaagtaaaaaaaatatataaaaatgccTCAAGAAAGTCTTACAATCTCcattgaaattgaagaaaactaCGACCAATGCACCGCATCCCAACAGATAACAATCATCCATCTACAACACAAGAACAGAAGATACTTTTATGGACTTCAAATTTGCAACCGTTTTGACCATAAATTGCAGTTTAGATACAAACAAACAAAGTGTAATGAGATAAaaagtttgattttattatttGCTACCAAGTCAAAAGTAAAATTTCACAACTGAAACTTCATAAGCAAGATAAAACATAAGTGCAACATTAAGTCTCCAAGCCAAACTCTGAAGTCTGCTAATAAGGAATCATCACAGccctaaacaaagaaaaagtgaaaGTCAAAAGGAGCTTAGGAAGGATTTAGAAGGAGAAGGTGCCAGCACCCAGAATACGATTAACTCATAACAGTCAAAAATAATTTTTCCGCTCAGCCACTCATTCTTTCAACATTCTCATCTTGAATAATAATTATTGGCATGTCCCAAAATTATTCTATAACCATAAAGTACAATTACTCAACTGCCATGTGAAGTAATTAAAGCAAATCCAAGATATAAGGACAAATCTTTGCTGTGGATGCAACCCATTAAACATGAGTGCAGAAAATGTTTCATCAGAGAATGCAATGAAGAAGCCATTGGTTAACCTGAACCCAAATTGTACATATGTGCAATCCTTGAAGTtatttgtcatcatcatcatcatactACAGACACATTATCTTTTCCACCTTGTCCAGCTATAGAAACACACAAGAATCATCTACAAAACCCTAGTAAAAAGCTGTATTTTACCACCTTGTCTTAGGGCGCAATTACATAAAACTTTGCTCGAACCCTCTGATATTCATCATACATCATCATTGCAAGCTGAGTGAATACAACAAATTagtattgttattgttattgttattattattattattattactatccTTATATGATTATACTGACACGAATAACAAAGACAAAGAAAGAGTTTGTTCAGCTAGGATTTTCACATTGGACTACACTTCTGCATTTCCATTCAAAGTTTCATTCTTTGTATTAGCAGAAAATAGCACAAATCATATTAATGAAAGGAATACAACTGCCATAGAAACACAAAACTGAAATATACTTTTACACATAAACTCAAAACTCTGCTAGACACTGTCTACTATTTGAATTATAGATAAAAGTTAAAACAATAAATATAATAAGAGTGGAATGTAAACATAACTATGTCCAACCAAACAAAAGACATAAAATAAACAATTGTTATAGGGGATACAGAAAACAAATTCTTAAAATTTTATTGTTATCAAACATAGAGAGTGCATCCTCTCAAATTTCCACGTAATTTTAAATTGAGGGTGTTCTCATCTAGTCTACTGGAGAACAGTTACAATTAACACTCTCAAAAGTTGACAACAAAAACATATCCAAATCACTTCATATTTGATGCTTGATCCTCATCTAGTCTTGTCTTGCCCTACAAAAGACAAAGCACATGCATTCTTTCATTGTGCAAGACAGTAGAAATAGAGAGAAAGATGGGATCACCGAATGAAAAGAAGgaattttggaagaaaataggCAAAAAGATGGTCTCACAAATTTAATGTCTTGGCCACACTTCCAGCCATCATCATCTAACATCACCCCCCTTctcagaaaaagaacaaaagaaaaagaatttaaaggaaaaacaatTAGGCCACCTAGATTGTAGGGAAACATTATAATTCTGTGCACATAAAGTTGCCCATTTCTAGTGAACCTATGCAAAACTCGACGCCACTGAAATGTAGACCTAAGTAATGCTAAAAGGTGCATTCTTGATATTCTAATTCAGGGAGGTATTTTGATCTTTTATAGAGGCCCAGCCAGCTAGCTGGCAAAAGCCCAAAATGCATGAAGATGTCATCAGAGgctaaacaaagaaaagcacTTTATTTATTCTCTACCAATTCTAATCTCCTTTACTATTCTCTTCCCGGCATAATCTCTATATTTCACTTCTAAATATCACTAGGCTTcagacaaaaagaaatatataaaacataaaaagcCTAGATAACTAGTATGGAATTACTAAAGGAAAACCCCATTTCAGTTTGGAGCACAAAGGTAAATATCCTCTGCAACTAAAAACAACTCAAGATTCAGACCATGAATCCAATCATTAACTAAATAATTCTTCTGTCTATATTACTAGTCTTTCTACTCTGATTGTCAATTACAATTCACAACCTTGATTATGACCTCATTGACTCCAACTTCCAAGATCGGCATAACTTGTAATGTACACAAAACGAAACGAGATTGAGCACGCCGCAAGTAAATGAAACTCACTACACAACATACACTAACTCAGCATTTTCCAATTCCAATGCCACAAACAACACATTTCAGCAAAAACCAACCACAATTTACGAATCCAACAAAATCAGTTCGAATGCAAAAGAGGGAATACCTTCAGGGGTCCAACCGTAGGAGCGCTGCGAGACGGAGAGCATCGAGGTCAGCAATGCAGAGGCTGTGGCTGTGTGGTAGGGAAGCAACGTCTCCACGCAGCAGCTCAACTCCACAGGCGACCTTCACAAAGCTCAAACAAACAAGATATTCAAAAATGTTAAACCGAAActgaaaataaacaaatataacaaatttagggtttagggtttggtgGGTAAAATTGGGTTTACCTGAAAATGGCGTGAGAGAtggggtttttgttttgtttggggATGGTGAATGGTGCGGCGGCGGGTTTGGGTCGGGCTGCGGAGGCGACCCGAGAACCCAGAGTGGTTCTGGCCGCGGCGGAGCGGATCATGGACCTAGCGGCGAAGGAGGCCATGGCTTTTGGGGTTTTAGGATCGGCGACTGTGAGCACTTGAGAAGTGGAGAAGAGGCTTTTGGGGTTTTGGGATGTTGGAGTAGGTATCGGGTGTGTCTGTGTGTATATTTGCTACTATGTGTGTGCCACATGGCACATGATCACGGGCACGATATTCAATTGTGATTACGGATTTCTTTTTACACTGCATTCCgtaacaattttttttgtttttttggtgaACCTCAACTGAGTTAAAAGAAGTAAATTACATAGAAGGGGAATTATATCAAACCTCTCGACAACATCAACAAAAACGGAAATTATGATTCAGTTTCAATTACAGAAACTATGAATCCACGGAACTAGTTCCAAAATCTGCTTATATATCTACGGCTTTATTTCTTTCACGAAATATAGCATCCTATAACAATTTAATTGTTCACTTTGTTACATGCCTAAGACTCTAAGAGACTAGACTCGGCATGGATTTCCTTTTCATTTATAATCATACATTTTTTTTGTGCGATTGCGATGATGTTTTAATGGCTACAAATTCATAGAATTAGACTcaacatgaattttttttctgaatATAATCATCATTTGCTTTGCACGAATTTTGacatttcctctttcatttggGTAACTAGGAGAGAGATCATAAGTATAGCTAATTTTATTGGCAGTACAAAAGCACCTGATATGACAATTAGCATCTCAAACTCTCTCATCATTTAGAAGAGCCAAACAAACTCAGCAAGGCATATGGTATATATGGCAAATTGGGAAGAAATCAAGTACAACAATGCTCTCGATTATCAACATGTCAACTGTGAACTTCGCAGGAGTTACGATGAGCAACTCATTTTTCTACAGAAATTGGTATTAGTGTTTGCCTTCAAACTTTGGCTTCTTAGACTTGTTCTTACTCCTGCTCATCTTTACAAGAGCACCAAGCAGCAGCGGTAAGCAAATCCGTCTAGACATGTCTACTTGATGTCTTCTGGAGACATCAGAATTTCGTGAACTAGCTCTTAAAGAAACCCAGTCATGTTCTTCGAATCTAGTTGGATTCGGGTAGTACAAGCGCCCTCTATCGTTGGTTCGAATGCCAATCAGCCGGCCTAGTGACATGCTGTGGTCTTGGAAAAAGGATGCTGTAGACTGCTAATTGGTTTTACAATAACAGCAGCACCGACACATCAGAATAGTATCCAAAATATGCAAGCATAAAAGATTTAGAGTGAAAAATGTGAATGCTATAGTTAAGAATTATAATTACCTCAGTGTCGAGgtttgaagaagaaaatgaggtGAAACTAGTAGAAGGTACATGGTGTCTTATAACAGCAGCTGGTAAGCTCTCCCCCAGTCTAAGCCTTAAACTCATAATCTCGAGCCCTAGAGGCCATCCATGATGCATTTCATGATCCTACAAAAATACCAATTCGACAATAAATAGTTTGTTTAGTAATTCGGGCTAGTACGTAATGAGAAAGAATAACCGGCTCTGAAAACCATATAGAAGCCTAGGCAGAACTTGAATTTCTAGTTTCTACATAAATCAGAACTTTAGACTCAGAAGAAGATACCTTGGTTTCTAATGGCAGGGAGAGTATAAGTTTCTTAGCTTCATGGTGGTGATTATTTAATGATCATATTAGGTGATCATTGGGGTTGACCTTAAACTAATGACATTGTTTAGGTCTACCTGCTCAGTTAGTCAACAGCTCCACTAAATTTCTAATGAAATATTTACCATCAATCAGAATAGGTATCTTGGGAAAAACAATACTGTGctaataattaaacaaaaataacacTCTAAGATTTGGCATGGACTGCCTACTTGGACAAAAGTAAAGTTGAGAGAAACCACATGGTTAGACAAATTTATGATCATGATATTACATCAacacaaaacactttcttgttGAAGTTCTAATGCTAAAAGCTCTGTTTTCTGGGattaattttcaattccatattTTGCAGATTCCAACTAGGTGAAAATCTGAACCTCAGCATAAGATCTCTAATCTCTAATATGTTTCACACAGAACATTTAAAGCATGAGGGCATTGATTTATGGAAGATTAAAGCCTTGAAACCATGATCTAAGATTTTCTAACACTATTCTTATTCTTACTGATATTCTAACCCACCCACATCAGAACAGAGTTTGCTGATGCAAAAGGTGATATGCTTTGCAAACCCAGAACACTGAAAACATCCATGTTCTTCAAAACACATCAAAAAATcccatcccccccccccccccccccccccccccccccccaaacaaCCAAACAGAGGCGGTGAAACTAGACAAAGCCTCTCAGAACACCAAGAACCCAATTCAACAGCAATAACTATAATGAGTCTGTCACCTAGACTTGAACCAGAGGCAAACAAAGGTTCAGTTCTCATACTGAAAATTAACCATACATATACATTTGAAGACAGAAGATAGAATTAAGAAACAGAGATGAAACTTGAAATGAAAGTTTATAGAAATCATTCTAGAACTAGTAACATGTAAAACTTGCAGAGTTAAGGTTCAAAGTTACCTCTGCGACCATGGCTTGAAGAacctgagaagaagaagattatcAGAGGAAATCTCACGCACACTAAGAAATAGTTTATGGAGATAATAAACTACAACCCCGTTATGTattctttcttaaaaaaaaagactacATCAGCAGATTAATGAGCTCGGGTCCTACCTCGATGTACACTCAAGCCTTTAATTTAGCTGCAAATTCACACCACCTCTTGTTTCTTAATTTTAGATAGTTACCACTATTGGAACATAAATCAACAGTTTAACTACCAATTAATTAAGTTCACCAACTCTGTAATTTAATGATTTTGTTACAAGAATTTATAATCACCATGGTTTCATCTTTTTCGTGTTTTCTTTTCGTGCAAGAACATGAAGTTGAGTATTCTGAATTAGCATGTGGAAACATCTAATTAATGGGTTTGGTTAGGTGGGATCATTTAGACATGGGAAGCGATATATATTTATTAGGAGACACAAGAGGGGTTGAAGCTGTTGAGCAATCTCTTCTAcccttttcattttctcaaaaGCTTAGCTCACACTTGGAACTTTGCTACTTGATCGTTTGATGATCATGACATGTTAACCTTAATTTGTAATTGCAGTGAAATAATGGCAACGGTAATGGGATAACTAATCGTGATCAATGTAGAAGATTGAGTGCTATCTACGAACAAACAAAATCATTGAAAAACAGAATTGCAGTATTGAATTAACTGGGATTTGAGACTAAGTTTGTTTTTTCATTCTCATTGTATTTACATTTTAGGCTAATTACACTTTCCATTCTCAAAAATAGTGTTATGTACCTATGACTCCATTATGCAAACATTCCAATTTCATCTTTCATCTTCAAAGTAATGAATAAAGCAACATTTTACACCAAATTTGAAGGATGTAACAAAATTCACTCAAATATAATGTCTTGTTTGTACAAATTTTAAGTAACGCTCActcgtaaaaataaaaaataaagtctAAAGATCACATATCAAATGTGGACGTTGGATTAGAATGTTACTTTTAGTCActttgaaaatgaaaagagaaCTTCAAGTGTTAATGAACCTTACATTATTTGTTTTCAAGTACGTCGACATTTCCAAGAAATTTCAAAGTGGTTGCAGCACTTGGCCTTGTCAGTCCTATCATTCATGGTAATATGGGACCAAGCTCGAACAAAAATGGAGGACGTGGGGTTAATATATCAGGCTGTGAAGAGCCTGCAATATCAGGTACCCATATATATTGCCTATTTTAAGAGCAATTAAGTTTAGTTCGGTTCTCGTCCAAATCTGGTTCACCATTGATTTCATGTACAATGTACTCACAAATTGCAGCTTCAAAGTctctgaaaatg
It encodes:
- the LOC112202095 gene encoding protein NUCLEAR FUSION DEFECTIVE 6, mitochondrial isoform X5; the protein is MASFAARSMIRSAAARTTLGSRVASAARPKPAAAPFTIPKQNKNPISHAIFRSPVELSCCVETLLPYHTATASALLTSMLSVSQRSYGWTPEDG
- the LOC112166796 gene encoding uncharacterized protein LOC112166796 isoform X1, with the translated sequence MVAEDHEMHHGWPLGLEIMSLRLRLGESLPAAVIRHHVPSTSFTSFSSSNLDTEQSTASFFQDHSMSLGRLIGIRTNDRGRLYYPNPTRFEEHDWVSLRASSRNSDVSRRHQVDMSRRICLPLLLGALVKMSRSKNKSKKPKFEGKH
- the LOC112202095 gene encoding protein NUCLEAR FUSION DEFECTIVE 6, mitochondrial isoform X6 — encoded protein: MASFAARSMIRSAAARTTLGSRVASAARPKPAAAPFTIPKQNKNPISHAIFRSPVELSCCVETLLPYHTATASALLTSMLSVSQRSYGWTPEGG
- the LOC112202095 gene encoding protein NUCLEAR FUSION DEFECTIVE 6, mitochondrial isoform X7; the protein is MASFAARSMIRSAAARTTLGSRVASAARPKPAAAPFTIPKQNKNPISHAIFRSPVELSCCVETLLPYHTATASALLTSMLSVSQRSYGWTPEGE
- the LOC112166796 gene encoding uncharacterized protein LOC112166796 isoform X2; the protein is MVAEDHEMHHGWPLGLEIMSLRLRLGESLPAAVIRHHVPSTSFTSFSSSNLDTESTASFFQDHSMSLGRLIGIRTNDRGRLYYPNPTRFEEHDWVSLRASSRNSDVSRRHQVDMSRRICLPLLLGALVKMSRSKNKSKKPKFEGKH
- the LOC112202095 gene encoding protein NUCLEAR FUSION DEFECTIVE 6, mitochondrial isoform X1 — its product is MASFAARSMIRSAAARTTLGSRVASAARPKPAAAPFTIPKQNKNPISHAIFRSPVELSCCVETLLPYHTATASALLTSMLSVSQRSYGWTPEACNDDV
- the LOC112202095 gene encoding protein NUCLEAR FUSION DEFECTIVE 6, mitochondrial isoform X3, with product MSSLAARSVLRSTASRTTQLRSRLAFAAKTKPAVASPFSIPKQNQNLLSHRIFRSPAELSCCVETLLPYHTATASALLTSKLEVSQRFYVLIPEGE
- the LOC121049625 gene encoding uncharacterized protein LOC121049625, which encodes MEISALNLASLVYINLHYNCHNCTFFPLQTPRLSRIFFSRPMGSGILLPQALIQFSLCPRLETLHLRMPAKLPRISSTATYGNLKQLNLDIILFRILVQEEDDVDVNCVLDLLKAAPLLEELIILVVGGHLSETNPQEMRNHSGFTNDHLKMVKMKGFLGHWYETQLAIGILENAPKLKVLVIDPFEKHYSDDGKYPENYSEQHMAVVEEKLKGVKTDAQILFL
- the LOC112202095 gene encoding protein NUCLEAR FUSION DEFECTIVE 6, mitochondrial isoform X4 translates to MASFAARSMIRSAAARTTLGSRVASAARPKPAAAPFTIPKQNKNPISHAIFRSPVELSCCVETLLPYHTATASALLTSMLSVSQRSYGWTPEGL
- the LOC112202095 gene encoding protein NUCLEAR FUSION DEFECTIVE 6, mitochondrial isoform X2; this translates as MASFAARSMIRSAAARTTLGSRVASAARPKPAAAPFTIPKQNKNPISHAIFRSPVELSCCVETLLPYHTATASALLTSMLSVSQRSYGWTPEGQDKTR